In Elephas maximus indicus isolate mEleMax1 chromosome 7, mEleMax1 primary haplotype, whole genome shotgun sequence, the following proteins share a genomic window:
- the PSMC3 gene encoding 26S proteasome regulatory subunit 6A: MPELKDPVTRQEKMATVWDEAEQDGIGEEVLKMSTEEIIQRTRLLDSEIKIMKSEVLRVTHELQAMKDKIKENSEKIKVNKTLPYLVSNVIELLDVDPNDQEEDGANIDLDSQRKGKCAVIKTSTRQTYFLPVIGLVDAEKLKPGDLVGVNKDSYLILETLPTEYDSRVKAMEVDERPTEQYSDIGGLDKQIQELVEAIVLPMNHKEKFENLGIQPPKGVLMYGPPGTGKTLLARACAAQTKATFLKLAGPQLVQMFIGDGAKLVRDAFALAKEKAPSIIFIDELDAIGTKRFDSEKAGDREVQRTMLELLNQLDGFQPNTQVKVIAATNRVDILDPALLRSGRLDRKIEFPMPNEEARARIMQIHSRKMNVSPDVNYEELARCTDDFNGAQCKAVCVEAGMIALRRGATELTHEDYMEGILEVQAKKKANLQYYA, translated from the exons ATGCCGGAACTCAAGGATCCAGTGACTCGGCAGGAGAAGATGGCGACCGTTTGGGATGAGGCTGAG CAAGATGGAATCGGGGAAGAGGTGCTCAAAATGTCCACGGAAGAGATCATTCAGCGCACACGGCTGCTGGACAGTGAGATCAAG ATCATGAAGAGCGAAGTGTTGCGAGTCACCCACGAGCTCCAAGCCATGAAAGATAAGATCAAAGAGAACAGCGAGAAAATCAAAGTGAACAAGACCCTGCCGTACCTTGTCTCCAACGTCAtcgag CTGCTGGATGTTGATCCCAATGACCAAGAGGAGGATGGTGCCAATATTGACCTAGACTCCCAGAGGAAGGGCAAGTGTGCAGTGATCAAAACCTCTACACGACAG ACATACTTCCTGCCTGTGATTGGGTTGGTGGATGCTGAAAAGCTGAAGCCAGGGGACCTGGTG GGTGTGAATAAAGACTCCTATCTAATCCTGGAGACCCTGCCCACAGAATACGACTCAAGAGTGAAGGCCATGGAGGTGGATGAGAGGCCCACAGAGCAATACAGTGACATCGGGGGCTTGGACAAGCAGATCCAGGAG CTGGTAGAGGCCATTGTCCTGCCAATGAACCACAAGGAGAAGTTTGAGAACTTAGGGATCCAACCTCCAAAGGGGGTGCTGATGTACGGGCCCCCAGGCACGGGGAAGACCCTGCTGGCCCGGGCCTGTGCTGCACAGACCAAG gccACCTTCCTGAAGCTGGCTGGCCCCCAGCTGGTGCAGATGTTCATTGGAGATGGTGCCAAGCTGGTCCGGGATGCCTTCGCCCTGGCCAAGGAGAAAGCCCCGTCCATCATCTTCATTGATGAGCTGGATGCCATCGGCACCAAGCG CTTCGACAGTGAGAAGGCAGGGGACCGGGAGGTGCAGAGGACAATGCTGGAGCTTTTGAACCAGCTGGATGGGTTCCAGCCCAACACTCAAGTAAAG GTCATCGCAGCCACTAACAGGGTGGACATCTTGGACCCTGCCCTGCTCCGCTCAGGTCGCCTGGACCGCAAGATCGAGTTCCCGATGCCCAATGAGGAGGCACGGGCCAGGATCATGCAGATCCACTCACGGAAGATGAATGTCAG TCCTGATGTAAACTATGAGGAGCTGGCCCGCTGCACGGATGACTTCAACGGGGCCCAGTGCAAGGCTGTGTGTGTGGAGGCG GGCATGATCGCGCTGCGCAGGGGTGCCACGGAGCTCACCCACGAGGACTACATGGAGGGCATCCTGGAGGTGCAGGCCAAGAAGAAAGCCAACTTGCAGTACTATGCCTAG